The following are encoded in a window of Psilocybe cubensis strain MGC-MH-2018 chromosome 4, whole genome shotgun sequence genomic DNA:
- a CDS encoding Ribosome biogenesis protein erb1: MAPLASGRKTIKRKQVDEDEDAVPPQQELRSNGALEMLSDEEDDGDASSDDGQVDEFPEIIDESDSEDSDYDEEEEEEDDEDEEDENEEEDEEDENEVDESETDADSDDSLHIFPKAKVVTSKITNQPKTVYPEIEPEYDSDSSTEDTPNRVGNVPMHWYDDMPHIGYDINGKKVLRPARGDELDKFLATVDDSSAWTSAFDKNTQSEKPLTSEELDLIRRLYAGENPDASYDPYEPTTEWFTGKGKEEIMPLSGALQPKRRWVPSKWEKQKVMKIVRAIRQGRILPSKPKSTAKFEPYAIWSEPSSSHPPPLPAPKPPLPTNAESYNPPEEYLPTEEERKAWEAQDPEDRERNFLPQKYSSLRLVPAYDRFVKERFFRQLDLYLAPRVQRVKLNIDPNSLIPKLPSPNSLKPFPNYRSLQFYHSNSRARCVSVSPDGAWVVSGDEGGVVSLWEIIVGREVKRWKFEGKIGSLAWCPRTDVSYFAVGIEDTIHFVIPPNIDPAVLSLTLTVLAPATLPPAPTTPSPVKWLTPPSASRSEDTPILTINLPPSTGLPTHFCWHRRGDYLASVSTGGQQGGVWIHQITRRHSQAPFKKIKGAVQSVLFHPLKPHFFVATQQYVRIYNLSEQKLVKTLMPGIKWISSMDVHPSGDHLIVGGYDRKLCWFDLELSEKPYKVLRYHSRAIRSLQFHPTYPLFASSSDDGSIQIFHSRVYNDLMTDPLIVPLKILRGHTVTDGLGVLQVRWCSKQPWLVSSAADGSVAVWCS, encoded by the exons ATGGCCCCTCTCGCCTCTGGAAGGAAAACTATCAAGAGAAAGCAGgtcgacgaagatgaagatgctgTCCCACCCCAGCAAGAGTTGCGCTCTAACGGTGCATTGGAAATGTTgagcgacgaagaagacgacgGGGACGCTTCCTCGGATGATGGCCAAGTTGACGAATTTCCTGAGATCATTGACGAAAGCGACAGTGAAGATAGCGACtatgatgaggaagaagaagaagaagacgatgaggatgaagaagatgaaaatgaagaagaggatgaagaagatgaaaatgaagtAGATGAAAGCGAGACTGATGCGGATTCGGACGACTCCTTGCATATCTTTCCTAAGGCCAAAGTTGTCACATCCAAAATTACCAACCAGCCAAAAACCGTCTACCCCGAAATTGAACCCGAATATGACTCTGATTCATCGACCGAGGAT ACACCAAACCGCGTAGGCAATGTGCCAATGCATTGGTATGATGATATGCCTCATATTGGTTATGATATCAATGGTAAAAAAGTGCTGCGTCCTGCTCGCGGAGACGAGTTGGACAAGTTCCTAGCCACCGTGGACGATTCTTCTGCATG GACTTCTGCATTTGACAAAAATACCCAAAGCGAAAAGCCTCTCACCTCCGAAGAACTCGACCTCATCCGCCGTCTGTACGCCGGCGAAAACCCCGATGCTTCTTATGACCCGTATGAACCCACGACGGAGTGGTTTACTGGGaagggaaaagaagaaatcatgCCTCTTTCCGGTGCTCTCCAACCTAAAAGACGTTGGGTGCCCAGTAAATGGGAAAAACAAAAG GTTATGAAAATTGTGCGCGCAATTCGTCAAGGACGTATCCTGCCATCCAAACCCAAATCAACCGCAAAATTCGAACCGTACGCTATTTGGTCCGAACCCTCGTCATCGCAtccacctcctcttccagCACCCAAGCCTCCTCTACCTACCAATGCTGAATCTTATAACCCCCCTGAGGAATATCTGCCAACCGAAGAGGAACGTAAAGCATGGGAGGCCCAGGATCCCGAAGACCGCGAACGCAATTTCCTCCCCCAAAAGTATTCCTCTTTGCGGCTGGTTCCTGCATACGATCGCTTCGTTAAGGAAAGATTCTTCCGACAACTTGACCTCTATCTTGCACCTCGAGTTCAGCGGGTAAAACTCAATATTGACCCAAATTCATTAATTCCCAAACTTCCCAGCCCGAATAGCTTGAAACCATTCCCGAATTATCGTAGTTTGCAGTTTTATCATTCGAACAGTCGTGCGAGATGTGTTAGCGTCAGTCCTGATGGTGCCTGGGTGGTCAGTGGTGATGAAGGTGGCGTTGTGAGTCTCTGGGAGATCATTGTTGGCCGAGAAGTCAAGCGATGGAAGTTCGAGGGCAAAATTGGCTCTTTGGCATGGTGCCCAAGAACTGACGTGAGCTATTTCGCCGTCGGAAT TGAAGACACAATTCATTTTGTCATACCGCCAAATATTGATCCTGCTGTTTTGTCACTTACTCTCACTGTCCTGGCTCCTGCGactcttcctcctgctcccACCACTCCATCACCTGTCAAATGGCTGACACCTCCTTCTGCATCACGGTCCGAAGACACTCCTATTTTAACCATCAACCTACCACCATCAACCGGCCTGCCCACTCATTTCTGTTGGCATCGTAGGGGCGATTACCTTGCCAGTGTTT CTACTGGGGGCCAGCAGGGAGGCGTATGGATTCATCAAATTACACGGAGGCACTCGCAGGCGCCTTTCAAAAAGATTAAAGGGGCAGTCCAGTCGGTTTTGTTCCACCCCTTGAAACCTCACTTCTTTGTAGCT ACCCAACAATATGTCAGAATATACAATCTCTCCGAACAAAAGCTGGTCAAGACACTGATGCCCGGTATCAAATGGATATCCTCGATGGATGTTCACCCATCAGGGGATCATCTAATTGTTGGTGGCTATGACCGCAAGCTGTGTTGGTTTGACTTGGAACTCAGTGAGAAGCCCTACAAAGTTCTTCG ATACCATTCCCGTGCGATCCGCTCGCTCCAGTTCCACCCAACGTATCCTCTCTTCGCGTCCTCCTCAGACGACGGATCAATCCAAATCTTCCACTCTAGAGTGTACAATGATTTGATGACCGATCCCCTTATCGttcctttgaaaattttgagGGGGCACACAGTTACCGATGGCCTCGGTGTTCTGCAGGTTAGATGGTGCAGCAAACAGCCATGGTTAGTGAGCAGTGCTGCTGACGGAAGTGTTGCGGTCTGGTGCAGCTAG
- a CDS encoding Actin-like protein 6B, translated as MVNYGGDEVSALVVDIGSSSVRAGYAGDDTPKAIIPTSYGYIPKLPDTDVDMSDSTQENAPQAENSRFAKIFVGQNGPSVWRSGMEIGNPIVEGLIHDFAPIKPLIDHALSKVMLINPSEHPILVTEPTWNTPANRERMAEIMFEEFNVPAFYIANTGVLNAFAAGKGSALVIDIGQSMASVTPVVDGFVLRKGLSYSPLPKLVHAHARHLLTSPTQIRRGIDLLPHQLIASKAVVDANALPQFTIREDRIAGTTQKWRNWAETREVDEWLQTIAGVLDQGWNDQQAASKPSRQYEFPTGYNTFFGAERFLVGEQYFTHNPQLVASNPNLPKTLPALITEALRACDPELRQVLMGNVVLTGGGSLFSGLADRLSAELTRTFPHTKIHAPGNPIERRYGGWLGGSILASLGTFHQLWISREEWQEHGKAIVGQRCK; from the exons ATGGTGAACTACGGAGGCG ATGAAGTCTCTGCTTTGGTTGTCGATATTGGGTCTTCGTCCGTACGCGCTGGATATGCAGGAGATGATACACCAAAAGCAATCATTCCAACATCATATGGGTACATCCCCAAACTTCCAGATACAGATGTAGACATGTCCGACAGTACACAAGAAAACGCACCTCAGGCGGAGAACTCGAGATTTGCCAAAATATTTGTCGGTCAAAATGGTCCCTCGGTATGGAGGAGTGGGATGGAAATAGGGAATCCTATTGTGGAAGGACTCA TCCATGATTTTGCACCAATAAAACCACTTATTGACCATGCACTCAGCAAGGTCATGCTAATAAATCCTTCCGAGCATCCTATTCTTGTGACGGAGCCTACGTGGAACACCCCAGCAAACCGAGAGCGCATGGCGGAAATTATGTTCGAAGAATTCAATGTACCAGCATTTTATATCGCCAATACCGGTGTCCTCAACGC ATTTGCAGCAGGAAAGGGATCTGCTTTGGTTATTGACATTGGGCAATCCATGGCAAGCGTCACCCCAGTTGTGGATGGATTCGTCCTCCGCAAAG GTCTTTCATACTCTCCACTCCCGAAACTTGTCCATGCACACGCCCGTCACCTCCTCACCTCGCCCACACAAATAAGACGGGGCATCGATTTATTGCCTCATCAATTAATTGCGAGTAAAGCT GTCgtagatgcaaacgctctcCCACAATTCACCATTCGTGAAGACAGGATTGCTGGGACAACTCAAAAGTGGCGCAACTGGGCAGAGACAAGGGAAGTGGACGAGTGGCTGCAAACCATCGCTGGTGTCCTTGACCAGGGCTGGAACGACCA GCAAGCGGCTTCGAAGCCAAGCCGCCAATACGAATTCCCGACTGGTTACAATACATTCTTTGGCGCAGAACGATTCCTAGTTGGCGAACAATACTTCACACACAACCCACAACTAGTG GCGTCAAATCCGAACCTACCCAAGACGTTGCCCGCGCTGATTACAGAGGCACTTCGCGCCTGCGACCCAGAGCTGCGCCAAGTTCTTATGGGTAACGTCGTCCTGACAGGCGGTGGAAGCCTCTTCTCTGGGCTCGCAGACCGTCTGTCAGCCGAGCTGACGAGAACCTTCCCTCAT ACTAAAATCCACGCGCCAGGCAACCCTATAGAACGTCGTTATGGTGGATGGCTGGGAGGAAGCATCCTGGCGAGCTTGGGCACGTTCCACCAGCTTTGGATAAGCAGGGAGGAGTGGCAG GAACACGGAAAGGCGATCGTTGGGCAGAGATGTAAATAA
- a CDS encoding Trafficking protein particle complex subunit 2, with protein MSHHLFLLSPSDTPLYSLTHQSTKPVASATSPLAANLPTWSTSAFAGTLTALSGASSATQHTTGGAVRVGGGQDRHVIQMIANAGLDVIEDVMRKDNMMYLKSVDKFNEWTVSAFVTPSNMKFVLLHEGKNDEGIRAFFMEVWELASLLAGLRTGGVRSASGTAVPHTAAPAGSFNVPRFASQQHPTNIFPEEEEDDYVQELPQPGVFAPRNVPMTAAVDGPNNRFAHHQAARGMNPNSMPFSPGFNPNMVPQQLQMQMIQLEMMRIQAS; from the exons ATGTCGCACCACCTGTTTCTGCTGTCGCCATCAGATACCCCGCTGTACAGCCTCACGCACCAGTCGACGAAACCGGTGGCAAGCGCGACATCACCCCTGGCCGCGAATCTGCCGACATGGTCGACCTCCGCGTTCGCAGGCACGCTGACGGCGCTGTCTGGGGCGTCAAGTGCGACGCAGCACACGACTGGGGGTGCGGTTCGGGTAGGGGGCGGACAGGACCGGCATGTGATCCAGATGATTGCGAATGCGGGGTTGGATGTGATTGAAGATGTGATGCGCAAGGACAATATGAT GTACCTGAAGTCTGTAGACAAGTTCAATGAGTGGACGGTGTCTGCGTTTGTGACGCCGAGCA ACATGAAATTTGTGCTGCTGCACGAGGGCAAGAACGACGAGGGCATCCGGGCGTTCTTCATGGAGGTGTGGGAGCT agCCTCCCTCCTCGCTGGTCTTCGCACAGGCGGTGTTCGCTCTGCTTCAGGAACCGCCGTTCCCCACACAGCAGCTCCAGCTGGCTCTTTCAATGTCCCCCGTTTCGCCTCTCAGCAGCACCCCACAAACATCTTcccagaggaggaggaggacgactATGTCCAGGAGTTGCCCCAGCCCGGCGTTTTTGCACCCAGGAACGTCCCTATGACCGCTGCCGTAGATGGCCCCAACAACCGTTTCGCCCATCATCAGGCAGCAAGGGGCATGAATCCAAACAGCATGCCTTTCAGCCCCGGATTCAACCCCAACATGGTCCCCCAGCAGCTCCAGATGCAGATGATCCAACTTGAGATGATGCGCATCCAGGCAAGTTGA
- a CDS encoding Proteasome subunit alpha type-6, protein MSRTSYDRYLTVFSPEGRLYQVEYAFKAISGSGHTAIAVRGKDTSVVITQRKVPDKLLDASTITHLFSITPTIGCVMTGLLADARAQVSRARSEAAEFRYKFGYEITPDALARRMANINQVYTQRAAMRPLGIAMIMIGIDPEFGPQVFKLDPAGYFVGFHATAAGQKQQEAMNNLEKKWKKLDNGRGGDDASKAGKTLSRNEVIEMAIEVMSVVHATDYKPGEIEIGIVSSSELEDEKVRGQWRVLGEKEVEEHLLAYAEKD, encoded by the exons ATGTCCAGGACGTCCTACGACAG ATATCTTACCGTTTTCTCGCCTGAGGGCCGATTATACCAAGTTG AATATGCTTTCAAAGCTATCTCAGGCTCTGGACATACAGCCATTGCCGTCCGTGGAAAAGATACATCTGTCGTTATCACCCAACGCAAAGTCCCT GACAAGCTCCTTGACGCATCAACCATCACGCATCTATTCAGCATCACCCCCACAATCGGGTGTGTGATGACTGGGCTTCTGG CGGACGCAAGGGCTCAGGTTTCCCGAGCACGTTCTGAAGCAGCAGAGTTTCGATACAAATTCGGGTACGAAATCACCCCCGACGCCCTTGCACGGCGGATGGCCAACATCAACCAAGTGTACACGCAGCGCGCTGCCATGCGGCCTCTGGGCATCG CGATGATCATGATCGGAATTGATCCCGAATTTGGACCACAGGTATTCAAACTTGACCCAGCGGGATACTTTGTCGGATTCCACGCGACGGCTGCGGGGCAAAAGCAGCAGGAGGCGATGAACAACCTTGagaagaagtggaagaaaCTTGACAACGGCCGTGGTGGGGATGATGCGAGCAAGGCCGGAAAGACATTGAGCCGGAACGAGGTTATCGAG ATGGCGATTGAGGTCATGTCGGTTGTGCATGCTACTGATTACAAGCCGGGAGAGATCGAAATTGGCATTGTGTCTTCGAGCGAACTTGAAGACGAAAAGGTGCGAGGGCAGTGGAGGGTGCTGGGAGAAAAGGAAGTCGAAGAGCACCTGCTAGCGTATGCAGAGAAAGATTGA
- a CDS encoding DNA-directed RNA polymerase III subunit rpc1: MKEAVSHQAPKVIKKLQFSLLNAQDTVKISEYEVTHRELYTPTDRLPVKNGVLDRRLGTTDKSAFCETCGQSSVNCVGHYAYIKLVVPVFHIGYFKHTIAILQAICKTCARVLLEEPDRRSFLKRFRRPVLENMQRQSLSKAVNTMARKVVHCPYCSATNGAVKKAGALKIIHDKFRAKKTADELEKWKQTFSSAVEAQKELGMYINKGVHEDLNPLKVLDLFRRISDEDCELLGMNPKWGRPEEFIWQYISVPPVCIRPSVAQDGASNEDDLTVKLTEIVFTNVLIKQGLAKGAPTPQFMEQWDFLQLSVAMYINSELPGVPPQVGQKPIRGFVQRLKGKQGRFRGNLSGKRVDFSGRTVISPDPNLRIDEVAVPERVAKILTYPERVTAHNIHLLRQAVRNGTDVHPGANYVARGDNKKYLKFGNRAAIADGLAIGDIVERHIVDGDIILFNRQPSLHKLSIMCHQAKIRPWRTFRLNECVCGPYNADFDGDEMNLHVPQTEEARTEALELMNIKHNLVTPRNGEPVIAAIQDFITASFLISRKDTFFDRRQFTQICCYLADANMEIDIPPPAILKPVRLWTGKQIFNVLMRPNRESKILVNVESKCHKWEEAKGENYPWMKKPAKDLSPNDGWLVIVNSEIMCGVMDKATVGSGKKKSIFGVILRDFGPREAALAMNRLAKLCARWLANYGFSLGINDVIPGPDLRRMKDELVEKAYADCQDLIALAKKGKLENKPGCDQEQTLEAMISSVLSKVREAVGQICMRELSRQNAPLIMATCGSKGSVINVSQMVACVGQQIIAGHRVPDGFQDRSLPHFPKKSKEPPSKGFVRNSFFSGLRATEFLFHAISGREGLVDTAVKTAETGYMQRRLMKALEDLTTQYDLSVRNSTGGVVQFRYGDDGLDPACLEGDPQPLDLDRSLSRVLASGRRDGRGLLPYEVMEYVDRELATPRFVNETSPTYLDVVRKFIFDNVANKMAEIRRNHGMFDALEKEGDWDEDTDLSMGASDADKVAVENASKVTEAQLRNFLNICWEKYVKARIEPGSTVGAVGAQSIGEPGTQMTLKTFHFAGVASMNVTLGVPRIKEIINAAKIISTPIISCKLVTKDSEASARIVKGRLEKTLLGDVAAVFEEAWAPEYTYIGIIIDTEAIRKLQLELTIDDIKWAIVAAKKLKIKQEAITVIPRKNRLRIYVDGDDKYYRLRELKRGLSSVVVKGVSSIQRAVINIKDKDDAKGKKGDKELLVEGYGLQKCMITEGVIGEETSSNHVIEVAQVLGIEAARRTIINEIQYTMKSHDMIIDPRHVMLLGDVMTYKGEVLGITRFGVAKMKDSVLMLASFEKTTDHLFDASAYGKNDSIAGVSESIIMGNPAAMCGTSMPALYSIPPVLKKPRKLLFEDAL, translated from the exons ATGAAGGAGGCGGTCTCGCATCAGGCTCCAAAAGTAAT TAAAAAGCTACAGTTCAGTCTCTTAAATGCCCAGGACACCGTCAAGATCTCGGAATATGAAGTTACGCACCGCGAATTGTATACACCCACCGATCGTCTTCCTGTGAAAAATGGTGTCCTCGATCGCCGTCTT GGTACAACAGATAAAAGTGCGTTCTGCGAAACGTGCGGCCAGTCGTCGGTGAACTGCGTAGGACACTACGCATATATCAAGCTCGTCGTGCCCGTGTTCCACATTGGCTATTTCAAACACACGATCGCCATCCTCCAGGCCATCTGCAAA ACATGCGCCCGCGTTCTCCTTGAAGAACCAGACAGACGCAGCTTCCTCAAGCGCTTCCGACGCCCCGTTCTCGAAAATATGCAGCGCCAGTCGCTCTCCAAGGCAGTCAACACCATGGCGCGCAAGGTCGTGCACTGTCCGTATTGCTCTGCGACCAACGGCGCCGTCAAAAAGGCCGGCGCGCTCAAAATCATTCACGATAAATTCCGCGCAAAGAAGACGGCGGATGAGTTGGAGAAGTGGAAGCAAACCTTCAGTTCGGCTGTCGAGGCGCAGAAAGAACTGGGGATGTATATCAATAAAGGGGTGCATGAGGATTTAAACCCATTGAAAGTACTTGATTTGTTTAGAAGGATATCAGATGAG GATTGTGAATTGTTGGGCATGAATCCGAAATGGGGTAGACCTGAAGAGTTTATTTGGCAATATATTTCTGTGCCTCCTGTATGCATCCGACCATCTGTAGCCCAAGATGGGGCTTCCAACGAAGACGATCTAACGGTAAAACTAACCGAAATCGTGTTCACAAACGTGCTCATAAAACAAGGCCTCGCAAAAGGCGCTCCGACCCCGCAATTCATG GAACAATGGGATTTCCTCCAACTTTCTGTCGCCATGTATATTAACTCTGAATTGCCGGGTGTACCCCCCCAAGTCGGCCAAAAGCCCATCCGCGGCTTCGTTCAGCGCCTCAAGGGTAAACAAGGTCGCTTTCGTGGAAACCTTTCTGGCAAGCGTGTCGATTTCTCAGGGCGGACTGTCATTTCTCCGGACCCCAATCTGCGGATCGATGAGGTTGCAGTTCCCGAGCGCGTCGCGAAGATCCTGACATACCCTGAACGCGTGACGGCACACAATATCCACCTTCTGCGTCAGGCTGTGCGGAACGGTACAGATGTGCACCCCGGCGCGAATTATGTGGCTAGAGGAGACAATAAGAAATATTTGAAGTTTGGGAATCGCGCGGCTATTGCTGATGGACTGGCGATTGGTGATATTGTCGAGAGGCATATTGTGGACGGTGATATTATTTTGTTCAATCGGCAACCGTCTTTGCATAAA TTGTCTATTATGTGTCATCAA GCTAAAATCCGACCATGGCGTACTTTTCGACTCAACGAATGTGTCTGCGGACCATACAATGCAGATTTTGATGGAGACGAAATGAATTTGC ACGTGCCCCAGACAGAGGAAGCCAGGACAGAAGCTCTCGAACTCATGAATATCAAACACAACCTCGTCACTCCACGTAACGGCGAGCCCGTCATCGCCGCCATCCAGGATTTCATTACAGCTTCGTTCCTCATCTCCCGCAAAGACACCTTTTTCGACCGACGGCAGTTCACACAGATTTGCTGCTACCTTGCCGACGCTAACATGGAAATCGACATCCCGCCGCCCGCCATTCTCAAACCTGTGCGCCTGTGGACAGGAAAGCAGATATTCAACGTGCTTATGCGTCCAAATAGAGAGTCCAAGATCCTCGTCAATGTGGAGTCTAAATGCCACAAGTGGGAAGAGGCGAAGGGTGAAAATTACCCATGGATGAAGAAACCTGCGAAAGATCTGTCACCGAACGATGGCTGGCTGGTGATTGTGAATAGTGAGATTATGTGTGGTGTTATGGACAAGGCGACGGTTGGAAGCGGGAAGAAGAAGTCGATCTTTGGTGTTATTTTGAGAGATTTCGGACCTCGTGAAGCAGCACTTGCTATGAACAGGTTGGCCAAGCTGTGTGCTCGGTGGTTAG CGAACTATGGATTTTCTTTGGGTATCAACGATGTCATTCCAGGTCCTGATTTGAGAAGAATGAAGGATGAGCTTGTCGAAAAGGCGTACGCAGACTGTCAGGATCTCATTGCTCTCGCTAAAaaggggaaactggagaacAAACCGGGTTGCGATCAAGAACAGACTCTTGAGGCAATGATCTCGTCTGTGTTGTCTAAGGTCCGTGAGGCTGTTGGACAAATTTGTATGAGGGAACTTAGCCGTCAAAATGCTCCTTTGATCATGGCTACCTGCGGTTCTAAAG GTTCCGTCATCAATGTATCGCAAATGGTTGCTTGTGTCGGTCAGCAAATTATTGCAGGCCATCGTGTACCGGATGGTTTCCAGGATCGCTCCCTTCCGCATTtcccaaaaaaatcaaaggagCCACCTTCAAAAGGTTTCGTGCGCAACAGTTTCTTCTCTGGGTTGCGCGCCACCGAATTTTTGTTCCATGCCATCTCTGGTCGTGAAGGTCTGGTCGATACTGCCGTCAAAACTGCTGAGACTGGTTACATGCAGAGACGACTGATGAAAGCTTTGGAGGATCTGACGACACAGTATGATCTTTCGGTGAGGAATTCAACTGGGGGTGTCGTCCAGTTCCGATATGGCGATGATGGCTTGGACCCAGCATGTTTGGAAGGAGACCCTCAACCTCTCGATCTGGATAGGTCATTGAGCCGTGTTTTG GCCTCTGGAAGACGAGACGGCCGTGGACTTTTGCCTTACGAAGTCATGGAATACGTCGATCGTGAATTGGCCACTCCTAGGTTTGTAAATGAAACATCGCCCACGTACCTTGACGTCGTTCGCAAATTCATCTTTGATAACGTTGCCAATAAGATGGCCGAGATTCGACGAAATCATGGCATGTTTGATGCCCTTGAAAAAGAGGGAGATTGGGATGAAGATACTGATCTGTCGATGGGCGCTTCAG ATGCCGACAAGGTTGCTGTGGAGAATGCCTCCAAAGTGACTGAAGCTCAGTTACGGAATTTCTTGAATATATGCTGGGAAAAGTATGTCAAAGCTCGCATCGAACCTG GATCGACGGTTGGAGCCGTTGGTGCACAGTCTATTGGTGAACCAGGTACCCAGATGACGTTGAAAACTTTCCATTTTGCCGGTGTCGCCTCAATGAACGTCACACTTGGTGTGCCCCGTATCAAGGAAATTATCAACGCTGCCAAAATCATTAGTACGCCCATCATCAGTTGTAAACTGGTCACCAAGGACAGCGAAGCGTCCGCTCGTATCGTCAAAGGTCGCCTGGAAAAGACCCTACTAGGAGAT GTTGCTGCTGTCTTCGAGGAAGCGTGGGCACCAGAGTACACGTATATCGGTATCATCATCGATACTGAAGCCATTCGCAAACTCCAG CTTGAATTAACTATCGATGATATTAAATGGGCCATTGTGGCGGCTAAGAAGTTGAAAATCAAACAAGAG GCTATCACTGTCATTCCTCGCAAAAACCGCTTGCGGATATACGTGGATGGCGACGACAAGTATTACCGTTTACGAGAGCTAAAGAGAGGGCTTTCGTCTGTCGTTGTaaag GGTGTATCTTCTATCCAACGCGCTGTCATCAatatcaaagacaaagatgATGCAAAGGGCAAAAAAGGTGACAAGGAGTTATTGGTAGAAGGTTATGGATTGCAAAAATGCATGATTACAGAAG GTGTAATCGGAGAAGAAACTTCTTCCAATCATGTAATTGAGGTGGCCCAAGTTCTAGGCATTGAGGCTGCAAGACGTACCATCATCAACGAAATTCAATACACCATGAAATCACACGACATGATCATCGATCCTCGGCATGTCATGCTTCTAGGAGACGTCATGACTTATAAG GGCGAAGTGTTGGGTATCACACGATTCGGTGTCGCTAAAATGAAAGACAGTGTCCTCATGTTAGCATCCTTCGAAAAAACGACAGACCATCTATTCGATGCCTCTGCGTATGGCAAAAACGATAGCATTGCTGGAGTATCTGAAAGTATCATCATGGGAAATCCTGCAGCTATGTGCGGAACGTCTAT GCCGGCCCTTTATTCCATACCCCCTGTTCTCAAGAAGCCACGAAAACTGTTGTTCGAAGATGCTCTGTAG